One genomic segment of Pseudonocardia sp. T1-2H includes these proteins:
- a CDS encoding nucleobase:cation symporter-2 family protein: MAELSSRTSSAADPGTHPVDEMLPKGRLLLYGMQHLLTFYATIVVLPAIIAAGIGLSERETAVLLSAVVFTGGIGTLIQSIGLWRIGIRYPLVLGGSAVALGPTIAIGNAQGGGVGGLLTIYGAVIVAGLVLFAIAPLYGRLLRFFPPVVTGAIITMVGFSILPYGVSLAGGGDPTAPTFGSPENLAIAGATLLTVVVLYRISTGLLKNIAMLLGLVVGGALGVVLGVVDFSGAAAAGWFDVIGPFHFGWPRFDVSAIIVMSIAMLIIAVESTASFFAVGEIVGRAPGSRDISRGVLGEGLATVLGGVFNSIPPTTFTGNVGLVRASNVRSRWVCATAGVFMLLLACLPKVAAVAAALPKPAVGAALLVLFGIIATIGVQTLSRADLTKDGNLITIAVSFGAGSIPAAQPTFFQSFPEELQMVLGSGIVVTAVVAIALNVLFNHVGSRSPKKAAEPGPEGPSHAVT; the protein is encoded by the coding sequence ATGGCCGAACTGAGCAGTAGAACTTCCTCCGCGGCGGACCCCGGCACTCACCCGGTCGACGAGATGCTGCCCAAGGGGCGACTGCTGCTCTACGGGATGCAGCACCTCTTGACGTTCTACGCGACGATCGTGGTCCTCCCGGCCATCATCGCCGCCGGCATCGGGTTGTCGGAACGGGAGACCGCCGTCCTGCTCAGCGCGGTGGTGTTCACCGGTGGCATCGGCACGCTGATCCAGTCGATCGGGCTGTGGCGGATCGGAATCCGCTACCCGCTCGTGCTGGGGGGATCCGCCGTCGCGCTGGGCCCGACGATCGCCATCGGGAACGCACAGGGGGGCGGTGTAGGGGGCCTCCTGACGATCTACGGCGCGGTGATCGTCGCCGGACTCGTCCTCTTCGCGATCGCCCCGCTGTACGGCAGGCTGCTGCGCTTCTTCCCTCCCGTGGTGACGGGCGCGATCATCACCATGGTCGGCTTCTCGATCCTTCCCTACGGTGTGTCGCTCGCCGGCGGAGGTGACCCGACCGCTCCCACGTTCGGCAGCCCGGAGAACCTCGCCATCGCCGGCGCGACCCTGCTCACCGTCGTCGTCCTGTACCGGATCTCCACGGGTCTGCTCAAGAACATCGCCATGCTGCTCGGGCTCGTCGTCGGAGGCGCGCTCGGCGTGGTCCTCGGCGTCGTCGATTTCAGCGGTGCCGCCGCAGCCGGCTGGTTCGACGTCATCGGTCCGTTCCACTTCGGCTGGCCGAGGTTCGACGTGTCCGCGATCATTGTGATGAGCATCGCCATGCTGATCATCGCCGTCGAGAGCACTGCCAGCTTCTTCGCGGTGGGCGAGATCGTCGGTAGAGCTCCCGGCAGCCGGGACATCAGCAGGGGCGTGCTCGGCGAAGGGTTGGCGACAGTGCTCGGCGGTGTCTTCAACTCCATTCCGCCCACGACGTTCACAGGGAACGTCGGACTGGTGAGGGCGAGCAACGTCAGGAGCCGGTGGGTGTGCGCCACGGCCGGGGTGTTCATGCTGCTGCTCGCCTGTCTCCCCAAGGTGGCCGCGGTCGCAGCGGCTCTGCCGAAGCCCGCGGTGGGTGCCGCGCTGCTCGTGCTGTTCGGCATCATCGCCACGATCGGCGTCCAGACCCTGTCGCGAGCCGACCTCACGAAGGACGGCAACCTCATCACCATCGCCGTCAGCTTCGGTGCGGGCAGCATCCCCGCGGCTCAGCCGACTTTCTTCCAGAGCTTCCCGGAAGAGCTGCAGATGGTGCTCGGCAGCGGGATCGTCGTCACCGCCGTCGTCGCGATAGCGCTCAACGTCCTGTTCAACCACGTGGGATCGAGATCACCGAAGAAGGCGGCTGAACCAGGACCGGAAGGGCCGAGCCACGCCGTGACGTGA
- a CDS encoding ATP-binding SpoIIE family protein phosphatase — translation MSPADGIGSGLPADRLRRIQALTDIGLARLEVEELLEELLGRVRELLEVDTVAVLLLDPSANYLVATATRGLEEEIRQGVRIPIGRGFAGRIAAERRAVTIPEVDHSNVMNPILREKGVRSLLGVPLMIGNDVMGVLHVGSLQPRSFTDEDAMLLQLAADRVALATRARMSQAERTAATALQRSLLPGQLPTVPGLELAARYVPGGGGEVGGDWYDVFDLPSGRLCVVVGDVVGRGLQASVAMGRLRSTVRAYALLTEDPAELLRWLDRQVQHFEHNIMATVLCAVAEPGHVEVTVSSAGHPPPVLALPGMPSDLVEVPADPPIGLTGPRRRRNTVVPLPAGANLVLYTDGLVERRGEPLDSGLARLTAAVVPGPAETVCAAVMSRLIGNEPSADDVAVLVLARDAEHGVAPLTLVEPAVPRALRGVRQAVRDYLRRAGATKEELADVLLAVGEASANVVEHAYGPAGGLLEVHLEMHGRTLTATVRDTGDWREARGTNRGRGTTLMHELVDAVRVDHDGRGLGSCWTRLSAEWGDDGSGRAHGGDRAGTAAGPARRRGRPGERWHRGGAPERGDHQPGRVRDPGPGRAGLPRQRGPARALRPRRPPRAAADRAGRRRAGRLAGSQGGRAVRPRCGGHPPRDMMPRRRRRAWSHSLISRRSVDSAFSRSALQAVGARFSEPQARGARRGRTGWSTSGSSGAIGAVAPRDRPLTIHTW, via the coding sequence GTGTCCCCCGCCGACGGCATCGGTTCCGGCCTGCCCGCCGACCGCCTGCGCCGCATCCAGGCCCTCACCGACATCGGGCTCGCGCGCCTCGAGGTCGAGGAGCTGCTGGAGGAGCTGTTGGGTCGGGTGCGGGAGCTGCTCGAGGTCGACACGGTGGCGGTGCTCCTGCTCGACCCGTCGGCGAACTACCTCGTCGCGACGGCCACCCGCGGCCTCGAGGAGGAGATCCGGCAGGGGGTCCGAATTCCGATCGGACGAGGCTTCGCCGGCCGCATCGCCGCGGAGCGCAGGGCCGTGACGATCCCCGAGGTCGACCACTCCAACGTCATGAACCCGATCCTGCGCGAGAAGGGCGTGCGGTCGCTGCTGGGCGTGCCGCTGATGATCGGCAACGACGTGATGGGGGTGCTGCACGTCGGGAGCCTGCAGCCGCGATCGTTTACCGACGAGGACGCGATGCTGCTGCAGCTGGCCGCGGACCGGGTCGCGCTGGCTACCCGGGCCCGGATGAGCCAGGCGGAGCGGACCGCTGCGACCGCACTGCAGCGCAGCCTGCTGCCCGGGCAGCTGCCCACGGTGCCCGGCCTCGAGCTCGCGGCGCGGTACGTGCCCGGCGGGGGCGGTGAGGTCGGGGGCGACTGGTACGACGTGTTCGACCTGCCGTCGGGGCGGCTGTGCGTCGTGGTCGGCGACGTCGTGGGCCGGGGACTGCAGGCGTCCGTGGCGATGGGCCGGCTACGCAGCACCGTGCGCGCCTACGCGCTCCTGACCGAGGATCCCGCGGAACTGCTGCGATGGCTGGACCGGCAGGTGCAGCACTTCGAGCACAACATCATGGCCACCGTGCTCTGCGCGGTGGCGGAGCCGGGGCACGTCGAGGTGACGGTGTCCTCGGCCGGGCACCCGCCGCCCGTCCTCGCCCTGCCGGGGATGCCGAGCGATCTGGTGGAGGTACCCGCGGATCCGCCCATCGGGTTGACGGGGCCGCGCCGGCGTCGGAACACGGTCGTACCGCTGCCGGCCGGGGCGAACCTCGTGCTCTACACGGACGGCCTGGTGGAGCGCCGGGGTGAGCCGCTCGACTCCGGGCTCGCCCGGCTGACCGCCGCCGTCGTGCCGGGCCCGGCCGAGACGGTGTGCGCGGCCGTCATGAGCAGGCTGATCGGCAACGAGCCGTCGGCTGACGACGTCGCCGTCCTCGTCCTGGCGCGCGACGCCGAGCACGGGGTCGCACCGTTGACCCTGGTCGAGCCGGCCGTCCCGCGGGCGCTGCGTGGCGTCCGCCAGGCCGTGCGGGACTACCTGCGGCGGGCCGGGGCGACCAAGGAGGAGCTCGCCGACGTGCTGCTCGCCGTCGGCGAGGCGTCGGCCAACGTCGTCGAGCACGCGTACGGACCCGCCGGCGGGCTGCTGGAGGTGCATTTGGAGATGCACGGCCGCACCCTCACCGCGACCGTCCGAGACACCGGGGACTGGCGCGAGGCGCGCGGGACGAACCGCGGCCGGGGCACGACGCTGATGCACGAACTGGTCGACGCGGTGCGTGTCGACCACGACGGCCGGGGACTCGGGTCGTGCTGGACAAGACTCTCGGCGGAGTGGGGCGATGACGGAAGCGGGCGTGCGCACGGAGGAGACCGAGCCGGGACGGCTGCTGGTCCGGCTCGACGGCGAGGTCGACCTGGAGAACGCTGGCATCGTGGAGGAGCGCCTGAGCGAGGTGATCACCAACCGGGCCGAGTCCGTGACCCTGGACCTGGGCGGGCTGGACTACCTCGACAGCGCGGGCCTGCGCGTGCTCTTCGCCCTCGCCGGCCGCCTCGAGCTGCTGCAGATCGCGCTGGACGTCGTCGTGCCGGTCGGCTCGCCGGCTCGCAAGGCGGCCGAGCTGTCCGGCCTCGGTGCGGTGGTCACCCTCCGCGCGACATGATGCCCAGGCGCCGTCGACGTGCGTGGTCCCACTCGTTGATCTCCCGCAGAAGCGTTGATTCCGCGTTCTCTCGAAGCGCACTTCAAGCTGTCGGCGCGAGGTTCTCCGAGCCTCAAGCCCGTGGAGCTCGTCGTGGACGAACTGGATGGAGTACATCAGGGTCGTCCGGAGCCATTGGCGCAGTAGCGCCGCGAGATCGGCCCCTCACCATCCACACGTGGTGA
- a CDS encoding Lrp/AsnC family transcriptional regulator gives MSDLDRALIESLQHDGRASVSRLARLVGVSEARIRPRLARLLESDAVRVAALVDPAALGRPVVAMLGIHCAADAEGTASVHGVATRLAALEEMNWIAECASTSTVQAQVSVAENGELLDLVNASVRTVPGVGEVRATTLLRGSALGPRVSDNPNRPARPLEFLGHTRRGRPLDSADRVIVTALQDDGRLSFTRLAMLSGLSVAATRQRFLRLQRDGIVSVRALVEPELLGRTGCASVEVVIVADSAATAAIIAEIPDVTYSLEVAGGYDLLVELWCSTQEVLEQRIGQILAVDGVVSCQVNRYSAIVKRRPQF, from the coding sequence ATGTCCGATCTGGACCGTGCTCTGATCGAGAGCCTGCAGCACGATGGCCGCGCCTCGGTCAGCCGGCTGGCGCGGCTCGTCGGGGTCTCCGAAGCGCGCATACGTCCGAGGCTGGCTCGCCTGCTCGAGTCGGACGCCGTACGCGTCGCGGCCCTCGTCGATCCCGCAGCCCTCGGCCGGCCGGTCGTCGCCATGCTCGGCATCCACTGCGCGGCGGACGCTGAGGGGACGGCCTCGGTGCACGGCGTCGCGACCCGTCTGGCCGCGCTGGAGGAGATGAACTGGATCGCCGAATGTGCCTCGACGTCGACCGTGCAAGCTCAGGTCAGCGTCGCGGAGAACGGTGAGCTCCTCGATCTCGTCAACGCGTCGGTGCGCACGGTGCCTGGCGTCGGCGAGGTACGGGCAACCACCCTGCTGCGCGGCTCGGCCCTCGGCCCACGGGTCAGCGACAACCCGAACCGACCGGCCCGCCCGCTCGAGTTCCTCGGTCACACACGCCGGGGGAGGCCGCTCGATTCCGCAGACCGCGTCATCGTGACCGCGTTGCAGGACGACGGTCGCCTGTCGTTCACACGGCTCGCCATGCTCTCCGGTCTCTCCGTGGCGGCGACCCGGCAACGTTTCCTGCGGCTGCAGCGCGACGGCATCGTGTCGGTGCGGGCGCTGGTGGAACCCGAACTGCTGGGTCGCACCGGGTGCGCCAGCGTGGAAGTCGTCATCGTGGCGGACAGCGCCGCCACAGCTGCGATCATCGCGGAGATACCGGACGTGACGTACTCGCTCGAGGTCGCCGGTGGTTACGACCTGTTGGTGGAGCTCTGGTGCAGCACGCAGGAAGTGCTCGAACAACGGATCGGGCAGATCCTCGCGGTCGACGGTGTGGTTTCGTGCCAGGTGAACCGGTATTCCGCCATCGTCAAGCGACGACCCCAGTTCTGA
- a CDS encoding NAD(P)/FAD-dependent oxidoreductase: MRTVEALRRNGFDGELTLLGDEPHLPYDRPPLSKEVLRGHVDPAATELRNAQDLHRLGVQLRLGERADHLDLPGRQLYTDRGATVGFDELVVATGSIARSLPGADLPGAHTLRTRDDAIRLRASLTRVERPRVVVVGARFLGGEIAASCRTLGLDVTLLEPGAQLLAGYGPAISSIYAQLHRDNGVAVHCGRRAVRVVGEERARGVLLDDGDVVPGDVVVLAIGSRPATSWLEGSGITLDDGIVCDASLRAAERVHAAGDVARWWSCRYGQLQRVEHWTNAVEQARTVALDIVTGRATHDSIPYAWSDQYGSRLQAAGTFASASLARGRSIPGSETSAIGIVGTPGSVTGVAALDATPRFLRLRALLGQTSDWAAFEAAISDLTPSHSH, encoded by the coding sequence GTGCGGACGGTCGAGGCGCTGCGGCGAAACGGGTTCGACGGCGAGCTCACCCTGCTCGGCGACGAGCCGCACCTGCCGTACGACCGGCCACCGCTGTCGAAGGAAGTGCTGCGCGGGCACGTGGACCCCGCGGCGACGGAGCTCCGGAACGCGCAGGACCTACACCGGCTCGGCGTGCAGCTGCGCCTCGGCGAGCGAGCCGACCATCTCGACCTGCCGGGCCGGCAGCTGTACACCGATCGTGGCGCGACGGTGGGCTTCGACGAACTCGTGGTGGCGACCGGCTCCATTGCCCGCTCGCTGCCGGGCGCCGACCTGCCCGGGGCCCACACGCTGCGCACCAGGGACGATGCGATCCGCCTGCGGGCGAGCCTCACCCGGGTGGAGCGTCCTCGGGTGGTCGTCGTCGGCGCACGCTTCCTCGGGGGCGAGATCGCCGCGAGCTGCCGCACGCTCGGACTGGACGTCACTCTCCTGGAACCTGGTGCTCAGCTCCTCGCCGGCTACGGGCCGGCGATCTCCTCGATCTACGCGCAGCTCCACCGCGACAACGGCGTCGCGGTTCACTGCGGTCGTCGAGCGGTCCGCGTCGTCGGCGAGGAGCGCGCGCGGGGCGTGCTGCTGGACGACGGCGACGTCGTCCCCGGCGACGTCGTCGTCCTCGCCATCGGCTCCCGTCCCGCGACGAGCTGGCTCGAAGGCAGTGGCATCACCCTCGACGACGGCATCGTCTGCGACGCATCCCTGCGCGCAGCCGAGCGCGTCCACGCAGCGGGCGACGTGGCTCGCTGGTGGAGCTGCCGGTACGGGCAGTTGCAGCGCGTCGAGCACTGGACCAACGCGGTCGAACAGGCGCGGACGGTCGCTCTCGACATCGTCACCGGCAGGGCGACGCACGACAGCATCCCCTACGCCTGGTCAGACCAGTACGGCTCACGCCTGCAGGCAGCGGGGACCTTCGCATCGGCGAGCCTCGCACGAGGTCGGTCGATCCCCGGATCAGAGACGAGCGCGATCGGCATCGTCGGCACGCCCGGCTCCGTCACGGGCGTCGCCGCCCTCGACGCGACCCCGCGGTTCCTGCGGCTGCGAGCACTCCTCGGCCAGACCTCGGACTGGGCCGCGTTCGAGGCCGCGATCAGCGACCTCACTCCCTCCCACTCCCACTGA
- a CDS encoding ferredoxin — protein sequence MRLHVDMTRCIGNGMCAITSPEHFQLSDDGTLVVLEHDAGPDDAALQEAMDSCPVEAISLEAPR from the coding sequence ATGCGTCTGCACGTCGACATGACCCGCTGCATCGGCAACGGGATGTGTGCCATCACCTCGCCGGAACACTTCCAGCTGTCCGACGACGGCACGCTGGTCGTCCTCGAGCATGACGCCGGACCGGACGACGCCGCGTTGCAGGAGGCGATGGACAGCTGTCCCGTGGAGGCGATCTCGCTGGAGGCGCCGCGATGA
- a CDS encoding cytochrome P450, giving the protein MTAAAQGGAASPSSPDLPRLDLADPSWAGDPYPMLDALRDASPLAESKRGLEVLDHAAGLAVLRDRRYTRDHMSIVDAVGITSGPAREYKQRMLLSQKGEQHLRLRLPLARYFAPARTESLRAQIRAIVDTLLDEVDPTQPANLFTALFNRVPAEAYCMLVAAPREDAPFVSRVSDQVLAIFERDPSKKDSIEAGYAELFPYMRERIAERRAALGDDILSSLIRLQQAGELTEDELVDEASTLVEASTDNTAHQMGLVVAALLERPEVWRRLVGDHSLVPRAVGEGVRFEARVRVVTRIATGTTELLGHPVPAGGAVNVVVPAGHRDPARTPDPHAFDLDRESPPQLLTFGGGAYACIGMHLAKIEAQEVLDALLTRFPTAELAAPVIRGDNAYVATTPEVPVVLSPR; this is encoded by the coding sequence ATGACCGCCGCAGCTCAGGGGGGTGCCGCCTCCCCCTCCTCCCCGGACCTGCCGCGCCTGGACCTCGCCGACCCGTCGTGGGCCGGCGATCCGTACCCCATGCTGGACGCACTCCGTGACGCGTCGCCGCTCGCCGAGAGCAAACGAGGCCTGGAGGTCCTGGACCACGCCGCGGGCCTGGCGGTGCTGCGCGACCGGCGCTACACGCGGGACCACATGTCCATCGTGGACGCCGTCGGCATCACCTCGGGCCCGGCCCGCGAGTACAAGCAGCGGATGCTTCTTTCCCAGAAGGGCGAACAACACCTGCGGCTGCGGCTGCCGCTGGCGCGGTACTTCGCACCGGCACGGACGGAGTCGCTGCGGGCGCAGATCCGCGCCATCGTCGACACGCTCCTGGACGAGGTGGACCCGACCCAGCCGGCGAACCTCTTCACCGCGCTGTTCAACCGGGTCCCGGCAGAGGCCTACTGCATGCTGGTCGCCGCGCCGCGAGAGGACGCGCCGTTCGTGTCGCGGGTGTCCGACCAGGTCCTCGCGATCTTCGAGCGCGACCCGTCGAAGAAGGACTCCATCGAGGCCGGGTACGCGGAGCTGTTCCCCTACATGCGCGAGCGCATCGCCGAACGGCGCGCCGCCCTCGGTGACGACATCCTCTCCTCACTCATCCGGTTGCAGCAGGCCGGAGAGCTGACCGAGGACGAGCTCGTCGACGAGGCGAGCACGCTGGTGGAGGCGAGTACGGACAACACCGCCCATCAGATGGGCCTCGTGGTCGCCGCGTTGCTGGAGCGCCCCGAGGTATGGCGCAGGCTGGTCGGCGACCACTCGCTCGTGCCGCGGGCGGTCGGCGAGGGTGTGCGCTTCGAGGCCCGCGTCCGGGTCGTCACGCGGATCGCGACCGGTACCACGGAACTCCTGGGGCATCCGGTTCCCGCGGGAGGGGCCGTGAACGTCGTGGTCCCGGCCGGCCACCGCGACCCGGCCAGGACGCCCGACCCGCACGCCTTCGACCTCGACCGGGAGTCCCCGCCTCAGCTGCTGACCTTCGGCGGAGGCGCCTACGCGTGCATCGGCATGCACCTCGCGAAGATCGAGGCCCAGGAGGTTCTCGACGCCCTGCTGACCCGCTTCCCCACGGCTGAGCTCGCTGCCCCGGTCATCAGGGGCGACAACGCCTATGTCGCGACGACGCCGGAGGTGCCCGTCGTGCTGTCCCCGCGATAG